From a single Drosophila sulfurigaster albostrigata strain 15112-1811.04 chromosome 3, ASM2355843v2, whole genome shotgun sequence genomic region:
- the LOC133844581 gene encoding UDP-N-acetylglucosamine--peptide N-acetylglucosaminyltransferase 110 kDa subunit produces MHAQGQGQQTQQHSSTHSLLQQPQNHLSNNNAVGKSNENPSLSSVGLLELAHREYQAVDYENAEKHCMQLWRQDSTNTGVLLLLSSIHFQCRRLDKSAQFSTLAIKQNPLLAEAYSNLGNVYKERGQLQEALDNYRRAVRLKPDFIDGYINLAAALVAARDMESAVQAYITALQYNPDLYCVRSDLGNLLKALGRLEEAKACYLKAIETCPGFAVAWSNLGCVFNAQGEIWLAIHHFEKAVTLDPNFLDAYINLGNVLKEARIFDRAVAAYLRALNLSPNNAVVHGNLACVYYEQGLIDLAIDTYRRAIELQPNFPDAYCNLANALKEKGQVKEAEDCYNTALRLCANHADSLNNLANIKREQGFIEDATRLYLKALEVFPDFAAAHSNLASVLQQQGKLKEALMHYKEAIRIQPTFADAYSNMGNTLKELQDVSGALQCYTRAIQINPAFADAHSNLASIHKDSGNIPEAIQSYRTALKLKPDFPDAYCNLAHCLQIVCDWTDYDVRMKKLVSIVAEQLDKNRLPSVHPHHSMLYPLTHEFRRAIAARHANLCLEKVHVLHKQPYIFARELPSDGRIKIGYLSSDFGNHPTSHLMQSVPGLHDRSKVEIFCYALSPDDGTTFRHKISREAEHFVDLSVMPCNGKAADQIYNDGIHILVNMNGYTKGARNEIFALRPAPIQVMWLGYPGTSGASFMDYIITDAVTSPMELANQYSEKLSYMPYTYFIGDHKQMFPHLKERIIVCDKQQSSVVDNVAVINATDLSPLVENTEVKEIKEVVANANKPVEITLKVAELPSTTQIVSMIASGQVQTSLNGVVVQNGLATTQTNNKAATGEEVPQNIVITTRRQYMLPDDAIVYCNFNQLYKIDPQTLQSWVVILKNVPKSVLWLLRFPAVGEQNIKKSVSDLGISSDRIIFSNVAAKEEHVRRGQLADICLDTPLCNGHTTSMDVLWTGTPVVTLPGETLASRVAASQLATLGCPELIARSRDEYQDIAIRLGTDREYLKALRAKVWKARVDSPLFDCSQYAKGLENLFSRMWKRFQRNELPDHIAAE; encoded by the exons ATGCACGCTCAAGGACAGGGTCAACAGACGCAGCAGCACTCCTCGACACATTCCCTactgcagcagccacaaaatcATTTATCTAACAACAATGCAGTtggaaaatcaaatgaaaatccaTCGCTGTCCTCTGTCG GACTGCTGGAGTTGGCGCATCGTGAATATCAAGCTGTAGATTATGAGAATGCAGAAAAGCATTGTATGCAGTTATGGCGACAAGACAGCACCAACACCGGAGTGCTATTACTCTTATCatcaattcattttcaatgtagACGACTCGATAAATCCGCTCAATTTTCGACTTtggcaataaaacaaaatccacTACTCGCAGAAGCATATAG CAATCTAGGAAATGTGTATAAGGAGCGAGGACAGCTGCAAGAAGCATTAGATAACTATCGTCGAGCTGTGCGCTTAAAGCCTGACTTCATCGAtggatatattaatttggcagcTGCTTTGGTTGCCGCTCGCGATATGGAGTCGGCAGTGCAAGCTTATATAACAGCATTGCAATATAATCCC GACTTGTACTGTGTGCGCAGCGACTTGGGAAACCTGCTTAAAGCTCTAGGACGCTTAGAGGAAGCGAAG gcCTGTTACCTGAAGGCAATTGAAACCTGCCCAGGGTTTGCCGTCGCATGGAGCAATTTGGGCTGTGTGTTTAATGCGCAAGGCGAAATCTGGCTAGCTATTCATCATTTCGAAAAAGCTGTAACTCTCGATCCCAATTTCTTAGACGCATATATTAACTTAGGAAATGTGCTTAAAGAGGCCAGAATTTTTGACAG GGCTGTGGCTGCATATTTGCGAGCTCTAAATCTATCGCCCAACAATGCTGTGGTTCATGGCAACCTGGCTTGCGTCTATTATGAGCAAGGCCTTATTGATTTGGCCATCGACACATACCGGCGAGCAATTGAACTGCAACCCAACTTTCCCGATGCTTATTGCAATCTGGCAAATGCGCTCAAAGAGAAAGGGCAG GTCAAGGAAGCGGAAGATTGCTATAATACAGCTCTGCGACTTTGTGCCAACCATGCCGACTCACTTAACAATTTGGCAAACATTAAGCGTGAACAAGGATTCATTGAGGATGCCACGCGTCTTTATTTAAAAGCTCTTGAAGTGTTTCCGGATTTTGCTGCGGCACACTCGAATCTGGCATCGGTGTTGCAACAACAAGGCAAACTGAAGGAGGCCCTCATGCATTACAAGGAAGCAATTCGCATTCAGCCCACTTTCGCCGACGCCTATTCCAATATGGGCAACACTTTAAAGGAATTGCAGGATGTCAGTGGTGCACTGCAATGTTATACGAGAGCTATTCAAATTAATCCGGCCTTTGCCGACGCACACAGCAATTTGGCCAGCATTCATAAGGATTCGGGAAATATTCCCGAAGCCATACAATCTTATCGTACAGCACTCAAACTTAAACCAGACTTTCCCGATGCATATTGTAATCTGGCGCATTGTTTGCAAATTGTGTGCGACTGGACGGATTATGATGTTCGTATGAAGAAACTAGTGAGCATTGTAGCAGAGCAATTGGACAAAAATCGGTTGCCCTCGGTACATCCGCATCACTCAATGTTATATCCATTGACGCATGAATTCCGGCGCGCGATTGCCGCAAGACACGCAAATCTCTGCTTGGAAAAGGTGCATGTGCTGCACAAGCAACCATATATTTTTGCTCGCGAATTGCCAAGTGACGGTCGCATCAAGATTGGCTATTTAAGCTCTGATTTTGGTAATCACCCTACCTCACATTTGATGCAATCGGTGCCAGGTTTGCATGATCGCTCCAAAGTTGAGATCTTCTGCTACGCCCTCAGTCCTGATGATGGTACAACGTTCCGGCATAAGATTAGCCGTGAAGCTGAACATTTTGTTGATCTTTCCGTCATGCCCTGCAATGGGAAAGCAGCTGATCAGATCTACAATGACGGCATCCACATTTTAGTGAACATGAATGGTTACACCAAGGGCGCACGAAATGAAATATTCGCATTGAGACCGGCCCCCATTCAAGTGATGTGGCTTGGCTATCCAGGCACAAGTGGTGCCAGTTTTATGGATTATATTATCACCGATGCTGTAACCAGTCCCATGGAATTGGCCAATCAGTACAGCGAGAAGCTTTCGTATATGCCTTACACGTACTTCATTGGTGATCACAAGCAAATGTTTCCGCATCTTAAAGAGCGTATCATTGTTTGCGACAAGCAGCAATCTTCCGTTGTCGATAATGTTGCCGTCATCAATGCCACGGACCTCTCACCTTTGGTAGAAAACACTGAAGTAAAGGAGATCAAAGAAGTcgttgcaaatgcaaataaaccGGTCGAAATTACACTTAAAGTGGCGGAGTTGCCAAGCACTACACAGATTGTGTCAATGATAGCTTCTGGTCAAGTGCAAACATCATTGAATGGTGTCGTCGTGCAAAATGGTTTGGCTACGACTCAGACGAACAATAAGGCAGCAACGGGAGAGGAGGTTccacaaaatattgttattaccACACGTCGTCAATATATGCTACCCGATGACGCTATAGTTTATTGTAACTTTAATCAACTTTATAAAATCGATCCCCAAACTCTGCAGTCCTGGGTGGTTATCTTAAAAAATGTACCGAAATCTGTGTTGTGGCTGCTTCGGTTTCCAGCGGTTGGCgagcaaaatattaaaaagtctGTCAGCGATTTGG gtaTTTCTTCTGATCGAATTATATTCTCAAATGTGGCCGCCAAAGAAGAACACGTTCGCCGTGGTCAATTAGCTGATATTTGCTTAGATACTCCTCTGTGCAATGGCCATACAACATCAATGGACGTTCTATGGACGGGAACCCCAGTTGTTACCTTACCCGGCGAGACATTAGCTTCCAG AGTTGCTGCATCTCAATTAGCTACGCTTGGTTGTCCAGAATTAATAGCGCGCAGCCGAGATGAATATCAAGACATCGCAATTCGCTTAGGAACGGATAGagaatatttaaaagcttTGCGAGCTAAAGTATGGAAAGCACGAGTCGACAGTCCACTGTTCGACTGTTCACAATATGCCAAAGGCTTAGAAAATCTGTTTTCGCGCATGTGGAAACGATTTCAAAGGAATGAACTACCCGATCACATTGCAGCAGAATAA